Genomic window (Mycolicibacterium smegmatis):
CGCTCGTATGAGCACCGATTGGCTTTTGATCTGCAACTCGTTGGCGCTGTTCCCACTCTCACTATAAGGGCGCAGGTGGGGCTTGCGGCAAGGCCCGGTGCCTGGTGCACAATCGGCGGTCCGATCACACGGAACAGGGGGAATAGTGGTGGCGAATCCGCCGAAACCGTTCGAAGTGCACGAGTCCGGGGCCTATCTGCACGGCACCAAGGCCGACCTCAAGGTGGGGGACCGACTGGTGCCCGGCCGCGAGTCCAACTTCGAGGCCGGGCGCATCATGAAGCACGTCTACATCACCCAGACGCTGGACGCCGCGGTGTGGGGCGCCGAGCTTGCTGTCGGTGAGGGTCGCGGGCGGATTTACATCGTCGAACCCGAGGGCGAGATCGAAGACGACCCGAACGTCACCGACAAGAAGCTCCCCGGCAACCCGACCCGCTCCTACCGCACCCGTGAGCCCGTGCGGATCGTCGGGGAGCTCACCGACTGGGAGGGGCATTCGCCGGAGCAGATCGCTGCCATGCGGGAGGGGCTCGAGGATCTACGGCGCAAGGGGCTCGCGGTCATCTATGACTAGGTGGGGTCTGCGGCGCTGTTCGGCGGCTCAGCGACGCGGACTGATGCCGCGAGGATGCCTAGAACCAGGATGAGTGGAACCGAAACGGGCCATGCGATCAGCAACAACATTGGACCCCACATCGTGAGGTTCACGATGAACAGGCGAACGTACTCGCCTGTTGGCACTGGGCTGGTGTCATTGCTGCCGGCGATCATGCCGACGGACAAGCCGATCCCCGCCACCGTGCAGACGAACGCGGTTGCCGCTGCCGTGCAGGCGAGCACGCGGCGTGAGCTGGGCTTGGCGAATCTGATCATCTGCGATTTTTCGGTAACAGCGCCCCGCGCGCCTCATCAATATGGGCCAGCAGCAGAGCCTTTCGCCAAGTCCACCACGTTTCTTCGTCGGCGTCGACTGGAGGGGTCTGCGGATCATCGTCAGAGCGGCTGAGCGCCAACAGGTGGCGCCATCCGTCGGACGAACCGGTGAGGCCGAAGGCGTTAGGAGCGTCGAGGGGAGCGAGCATGACGTCGATGCCACCTTCACGTGCTGACCAACAGATCTGCAGTTTGTAGTCGGCGCTTCGATAGTAAACGGCCCACGTCGGCCGGTCTCCGTACACCATCGTGTTGTCCGCTGCCTCCAACGCGAAGCCGAGACTTGCCAACATTGGCCCCAGGTGTTGGTCGACACTCGTATGGCTCACAGTGACCATTCTTCCTCGCATCGAAAGTCCGAGGCGACTCGTGCGAAGTCGCGTCACGCTCCGGAGACCGCAGCCGACGAGGACTTGTGTTTCACGCAGGCCCTCGCCGATCGAGAGGCCAGGCTGAAAGGTAGACGCCGATGGCGTTGTCGATCGCCCTGCCGCGTTCGTTGGGTATGTGCTCGGGTCCGTAGTTGTCGCTCAACGCTTCTGAGAGCGCGTCGATGAGCGCGTCGCTCTGTTCGATGGTGGGCCGCTCACACCTCTGAAGCAGATACAGAAGTTCCGGATTTCTCTGCGCGAGTTCACCTTCGATGACTGCACGGGCATCATCTGAGATTGCATCAAGGACACTGCTCATGGTCTCCTCCATCCACCTCGGCGGGACGGGACTGGTGTATCGCGGCAGGCGTTCATGGCGGGCGAC
Coding sequences:
- the arr gene encoding NAD(+)--rifampin ADP-ribosyltransferase; its protein translation is MVVANPPKPFEVHESGAYLHGTKADLKVGDRLVPGRESNFEAGRIMKHVYITQTLDAAVWGAELAVGEGRGRIYIVEPEGEIEDDPNVTDKKLPGNPTRSYRTREPVRIVGELTDWEGHSPEQIAAMREGLEDLRRKGLAVIYD